The genomic region GGTTATGCCTGGGTCCGAGCCCGCTGAAAAATACGTACTCGCCAATGCAACCAACTCACGCCTGTAATCCCTGGGGAGCATCCATGGGTTACCGAGGGAATTAAGTATAGTGGCTACTCTATTCCACGCCCTACTTAGCTTGGCGGACTCATTAACTGCGAACTCAACTCCCTCAATGGGCACCCTAATTATGAATACTAAGTCCGAAACAATTTCTCTAAGGTTCATCGTAGTGATGGCATAATTACTTTAAAAGGGATGATGCATAAAAATGATGATTTTTATTTGTTTTTAACAACGCCGTTGATTACTCACGAGACGGTTATTGGCTGAGTACCCGCGTTTGTGGTTACATCAACCGTCGTAACGCTTGAGCAGCTGGAGCCTGAGTAAATGAGCGACAGTGTGTCGCCGGGTTTAAGGCTCCATGGTGGGGATGTCGTGGATAGTGGCTGGCCATTAAGCATTACCGAGCTTAATGTACAGCCGGACGTTACAGTACTGCTTCCTGAGTATAACGTAACATTGCTTATGGTTATCGTACCAACGCCCGCGGCCTTTAAGTTAATGATTAATTGACCACCCGCAGTTGTTGCCTGCCCAGTCAGTGAGTTGGCTATGCTTAGGGACTTCGTTGCGCCATTGTACACTATGTATAGTATCACAACCGCCATTACTATACTTACCACAGTTACCACGACCCATAGCAGATTGAACTCACCTCTAGTCGACCTACCCATATTGGTCAGAATTAAGTACTGAATTTATTTTTAAGGGGAATTAAACGTAAAAAAAATCCATGGAAACACAGGGCATATTAACCCTACTTAGTTATTACCCCAGTCCTCACTTTGGACTTAGTTTACGTAAACTCACGGAGACTAAGTACTTCACGGCTTAATGCTGGGTATTGGCCTCATTATTAATGCCCGTACGCCAAACCCACCAACCAAAGGTTTCCCTGTAAGTACCTGGTTCTGCGCTTAACTCGCCATAGTACACGTAGTCGTGTATCGAGGCTACGTATAGGCTAAACGGCACCATGACACCGAGTGCGGCCTGCGGATTGCTTATGTAGATAATGTCCAGCTTACAGGGCACTATGTATATTATTGATGAGGAATTAACGAGTATGTTAGTGAGGGCTAAGTAGCCGTAGTAGGTCCTGTTGAATGCCAACGTTATGTTGAATGATAATGCATCAAGCGTTACATAGTCATTACTCATATTCACTACCTTGACTGTGGGAATGGGGCCATTTCCAGCGACATCCCCCATGATAACGACCGTGAAGCCTGGGAATGGGTAGTTCATGGTCTCATTACTAACCGCCACATAGCTCACCCCATAAATTGGGAAGAAACTTGCCGACCCATTTATCGGTAAATACATGGGTAGGTAAACAGCGTGCATAAGTTCTGTCCCATACGGCAGTGAGAAATTGTAACAGCCCGCACCACACGTGAGTAGGTTCATCTCCCGTAATAACCAATCGGGTGCAACCCACGTGGTTATGAACCACACAGTCCCATTCGGCATCACCAAGGCACGGCCCCAACACCACCCAGTCCCCATTAGATAACCCGTGTAATTCCACCAAGTCTCGCTGGAGTTCACATTGCCCATGGGTATGAAGACCGTCCTGTTTACGTAAACAAGAATTGATTGATTCACGTACCTGGTTATGTGCGTCACATTACTCGAAGTACCCACGGCCTTATATACCTCATTAACCTCAACAAGGCCCAGGGCCTTGGCAATGGGCTGTAACGGCCTAAGGCGCGGGCTTATCAATATTATTACCAACAACGCAATCAGCACTATGATGAGCACCTTGGCCGCCGTATCGACGTACCGCCACCAATAGATTAACCTACTCATTTACATCACCCCATGAGGACCTTAATAAGGTGTTATCACGTAGAACTACGGCCCAGCTCACTAGGGGGGTGATGGTGGAAGGCATATTGGTGGAAGAGGTGGTGAGTTGCCGAATAATACTGGAAATGTGTAGCAAACCTCGTTTACCTGCGTGCAATTAACATTAAATTTTATGGTGCTGCCTATATTGAATGTGTTACTAACGTAGTATGGTTTGATCCAGCATGTGTAGTTAACTGGGTCTCCAGCCAATGAGGCTCTCATGTTTATTTGTATTGGCGTGTACGGTGGGTTTATGTAAAACACCGATGAGCTGGATCCACTAACTATGTAGTATTGAAAGAGGGGTCCCGTAACTATAAACCAATTACCAAGTCTTGTGAAATTTAGGTAATTCCATGTTATCACCCAGGTTGCGTTATACGGGTCGTTAACTACAACGGTGATTGCATTACCCACGCCTGTGTAGTCATCAATCCAACCATTTACGTTCACCGTGGTGCATGTACTTGGGTCAATGGCTGAGCACACGAATACCGCAACTGGTAATTGATTGGTCTGGTAAAACCACCACTGGTTTTGATTAAGTACGTTGCTGTTCACATTGATTACTCCACCATTAGCTAGTAATATCTTCTTGACTATGAATGGTTCATGGCCCGTGTTCACGACACCTAGGTAATAACCACCATTGTAGGGTACAACGTCGGCCACGGGCCATAGGTAATTCTCAAGCACCTGCCTATGTACATAGACGTAATAGCCATAGAGCCCACCACCGAGTACCATCGATATGATGACCATGGCCAGTATGAATCCTATGGTTCCCGTCAGTATTTCATCAAAGGTCATCATTGATTAATATTGCATTATTTAAAAGCGGGTCAGGGCGTGGTTGTTTGATTAATCGGTATTGATGGGCACGAGACGTACGTTATGCCGTTATTGCTATAGTAGAGGCAGTACCCATCGGTTTGTGGGGAATTCACGGCACTGCTTGAATTTATTGGGCTTGGTGGTTTATACGCGCCCATTGATCCTGCCCAGCGCACTTTGTCCATGCTTGATTTCAGAAGTGGCATGCTTATTGCAATTAACCCAATTATTGCTATTACTGTTAATGCCATTATCACCGCAATTAGTAGTGATGATATTCCCCTTGTTGACATTGATTAATTATTAGTTATTCTCTTTATAAGGGTTTTCAAGTAGAATTGAAAACAAAAAATTATAGGCTATATAGTGAAAAAATTTATAGAATAACAGTAACACTTTTAATGTATAATGAGGTTCGTGAACGACAGAGGCGAGGTATTAGATGAGGATGGTATGGTAATGGGTATAATCTATGAAGGCACTGAGTATTACCCAGCCCTACCGAGGTATCATAATAACGTTATCGCGAAAAGCGGTGTCAGCGAGACTTATAGGCGTATCATGCTAATTAAGAGGGCGTTCATGCCCGTGGAGGGCGTTAGGGATATCGAAGACCTAGTTAAGAATTGGGTCAACGAGTTCAAGCTGGTCCTTGGTAGGGCTGGAATACCATATAGTGAGGAGCAAGTGGTGGCGCTGGCCACGTCATTAAGGGGCAGGTGGCCTGTGAAGAGGCCAACGCCCTATGAAGTGCTTGAGTGCGTTCTAGACCCTGGCTGCATTAAGTATAGTCCAGGCCTTAGGAGGCTCATTGAGGATAAGTTCAATGAGGTGTTTGGTTCATTAATTAGTGTGCACATAAACAGGGTACTCAGGGAGTGGGGCCTTGAGGGTGCCATTAATGTTAACGAGGTACTCAATAAGTACGCCGATATAATCAGAATAACAAAGTTTAGGAAAAGGCACTTCTATAGGAGAACACTTATTGAGCTTGCAATAACCGCGGTACTCCTTGATAATTTAGATAGGAAGGACGTTGAGGACATACTCAGGGGGTTGGGTAAGGAGGAGCTCATTAAAATAATTGATGCATTATATGGGTCACAGTGATAGCGGGTCTTCCTGAATTATTTCTAGTGCTACGATGACAACAAGGCGCTGATGTCATCGTGCGCACTCTGGGTATTGTGGTTCTACACGTTATTAATATTTAGAAGATTTATCAATAATTACCTAATTAACTTCTCACATTATTAAAAAATAATTCATGGGCATCATTAAGACTAGCCTTATAAAAGCGTTAATAGACAAAATAAAGAGATTAATGGAGGTCAAGGATGTAATAATAAGGCTTGGCATTGTGAGGGATAGGTATGAAATGAGGCTTAGGGATTTATTGAGAAATTTCACTGTGCCTAATTGGCATCCATGTCCATGCCCGCACGGTGAGACGGAAAGGGCTATTGTTGAGGGTCACATTGAGGAGCTGGCGAGGGTTGGTGGCAAGCTTCTTCAGCCCATGATCGTGCTTCATCTGGATAGTGCCAATTACCTAATTGCCGATGTATGCATATACAACGTCCTATCAACACTGCCGGAAAGCATGAATTACGTGCTTGATAGGGTACGAACTGAGGTTTGGGACCTTGGAAAATTCAGTAGTGAGGAGAGATACGTGGCGATGGCCATGGCCACCACGATATGCATAGCCTACAAGAATAGGGTCTTGAAGGAAGTTAAGCTACACTTTGCCAGAGAGCTGATCAGGAATTACGTACTTAATGTTGCGGAGATGGACTGGAGAGGGGCCGAGGCCATGATAGAGGGGTTAAGCAGGTATGAGGGTGTCATGGGTATAGCTAGGGAACTCGCCAATGTGCTCGGCATGAGCGAGAGGAATGCCCATAGGTACATAATCGCGGTGTTAAACGAGGACTTCATAAATGAGTTAAGGAGCCTTGTGAGGAATAGGGTGTTGCAGGTTAAACCTGGCGATAACAATGTAGATAGAGCTGATGTGGCGGAGAACGCTGTACCAACCAAGGCATCAAAGAATCAATTAGACATATCCAAGAGAATATACATAACACAGATAGCCAAGCGCATTAATGTATCGACGAGTGAGTTAGAGGACTTGAGTAAACTAACGCAGCGTAATTTAGCAACCCTCACTAGGAGAGTCAGGGAGTTAAGCCCTGAGGCAGGTAAAAGCCTCGTGAGTAGGATAATTAAGGCGATCAGGGATAATAATATGGAGGAGGCCGTGGCATTAATAGAGAAGACACCCAGTGACTACGGTGATAATCCCAGTCCTGTGATTGCGATTGATGATTTTAGCGATGTTCATGTAGAAAGTGATAGGCATAGGGTGTATAGGTTAAGGGTTGGCGACATTGAATGCCCAGAGGAGTTATGTCCTGTGTATAGGAGGGTAATTAGGGCATTAAAGAATAGTGATTTAGAGTTACTTTATGAGGCCATGAGAGCACTCACGAGGCAGATGAATAGGGATGAGTTATTATGGGCAATAGAAAAGAGGCTGGATAACGAGGACTTCAGAAAACTAATGAACATGATAATAAATGATACCAACGAGTCAATGAGCAGGGAATTACTAAGCCTGCTGGAAACCATAATTAAAGGGGATCAGGATAATGCATGTAAATTAATACATGAAATAATTAAATCATAATAATCCCTGTCTCAACATTTATCATAGGCGGGTATCCCATCCTTATGCTAGATGGCTTCATAATATTAAAGTTAGTATAGTATCACTAATATTGCGGTATTTTATTTAAAATTAATGAATTTCATTTAATAAAATTTTATAAAAATGGAAAAATTTTTATCAATTTACTACAATAATGTCAAGGCCAGCGCACGATAACTATCAACCCAAAACAATAATGAAAAACCTTTAAACTCTTACAATCATAACTTACCCGCGGCCGTAGTCTAGCCTGGTCTAGGATGGCGGCCTTCCGAGCAATAAACGTGGAAAGCCGCAGAACCCGGGTTCGAATCCCGGCGGCCGCACCATCGAAATCGTTACGTGATTGTTTTGTTTTGACCCGTGGGTCTTAGGCCATCATTTTCTCTCCTTCTCTTCTTAATTCAGTAGAACAGTTGAATAATTATTTATAATTCTTCGTTAATGAGACTTAAATGTGCCCATTAGGGTTAGGTTACCTCAGGAGAATAGGGAGGTTATATTGGACGTAGACTCAATAACTGTTGGTGAGCTTTTAAGTAAGTTAAAGCTAAGTGAGTCTGAGGCCACGGTTATACTGAACGGTTTCCCCATTAGGAATACTGAGACGGTCATAAATCTTAATGACAGAGTTGAGGTGATTAAGCACCTGCCCAGGGGCAGGTGTGGTATATGCGGTAGGGAGGCTTACGTTAGGATACCCTACGCGAAGTTAACCCTATGTAAGGAGCATTTTATGGAGTTTATAGTTAAGAGGGTTCGAAGGACTATTGAGGAGTACAAACTTATAAGGAGGGGTGACTTAGTCCTTGTGGCTGTTTCGGGAGGTAAGGATAGTTCAACGATGCTTCATGTTCTTTCAACCCTCAGAGATTCCCTAAAATTCGACATAGTCGCATACCACATAGACCAGGGTATACCAGGCTACTCGGACAAGGCTAGGTCAGCTGTTGAGGAATTAGCTAGGAGACTTAACGTACCTTTAATTATATCCACATTCAAGGAAATGCTCGGTGTAGACCAACCAACATTAATTAAAGGAATGAAGTCTAGGAGACCACCATGCTCCGTATGCGGTATTATCAGGAGGTATTCCTACAATGCATTGGCAATGGAACTCAACGCATCCTCAATAGCCACGGGTCACCATGCCGATGATATCGCTTCATACGCGTTAAAGGCAGTACTAACCCACGACTACCAATCATTAACTAAACTACTGCCTAAGACTGAACCATTCGAGGGAGCCGTAGCCCATATAAGGCCCCTATACGAGATTTACGAGAAGGAAACCCTTCTCTACGCATTGGCCTCGGAGATCCCATTCACAGCATGCCCATGCCCCTTTAGGCCGAGGAACACCCTAGATGATCATATTAAGGAGTTTTTAAATAACCTGGAGACAAGGCATCCAGGAATTAAGCTGAGCTTCTTGAAGGGCCTCGTTAGGGACGTCAAGATCCTTGGGAAGGTTGTTGAGGAAAACCCTGAGATGCATACATGTAAGGTATGCGGATTAGCATCAAGCGGTGATGTATGCTCCTTCTGCAGGTTCACCCAGCGTGAATTGGGAAGTGCCATGGGACCCCATGTCAGGGACCTCCTCCGGGTCAAGGTTTCCGGACTTAAGTTGAGGTAAAGGCCTGGTCATATACTAAACCGAGATTCGTCCATCAAGTCCGTAGTTAAATGCGGGGTTTAAGGAATGTATCCGTTTTCGCCACGATGTTCATTGCAGGTTTTTCCATAGACGGGTATGAGGAAATGCCCAGCACTGATTTTTAAGGTAATTAATATCTCATTTAATCCATGGATGACGACGGCTTGATTGGCTGATTGCGTGATGACGGGAACGAATGCCGACTTTAAAAATTCCGCTTCGCTTATCCCTTAGTAAGTAAAGGGCTAGGGTGTGGAGGTTTTTGAAGGGCGACTTAAGGTTAAAATATCGCTGAGGTTTAATAGTAACGGTCTTATGGTTAGTCTATACCTTATTCAGCATGGTAAGGCATTTGATGAGAAGGTTGACCCAGAAAGGAAATTAACTCCAGAGGGCGTTTCCGAAACCGAGAGGATCGCCAAATACCTTAGTGGTGTTGGTATTACCGTTACTGAGATTGTTCATAGCGGCAAGGCTAGGGCTAAGCAAACAGCGGAGATCCTTGCTAGGTACTTGGGTGTTAGTAATGTTAGGGAGGTCGACGGTTTAAACCCCAATGATGACCCCAGAATATGGTTTGAGAGAATTTTAAGGCTTGACCATGACCTAATGATTGTTGGTCACCTACCTCACCTTAGTCGTTTGACCTCATTGCTAATTACGGGTAACCCCGACATTAAAGTCGTTGAGTTTAGGTATTCCGGCGTATTAAGGCTTAGTAAGGCCGAAAGTAATTGGGTCATTAATTGGTTCATTACACCAGATCTAGTGCATTAGGGTCTCTTCCTTAATTCCCTGGGTGTCTTTAGCTTCAAAATGAGCTCTCTGGCTTCTTTACCATTTTTTGCCCGTGCAATTATTGATGCCTCCTCAATTCGCATTACATAGCCGCAATACGGACATTGGTGGGTCTTAGCCGTGTCACGGACAACTGAGTAGTTCCCACACCTTGGGCATGCAATGATTAAATACATATTCGTTGGGTATTAATGGAATGGGTTTAGAAAAATAAATTGCTTTTTGACTTCAGAATTTACAGCTGAGGTGAGTGAAAGCAATATATATTCTCTTCACTTAGGTTCGTGTTAACTTATTTTGTCCGCTGCCCCCTAATAAAAGTAATTTAAATTTCCTGTGTGCAATTAAGTACTGAAGCAATAAGTAAGGTGGTTGGGATAAAGGTCTTAAAGAGGAATGGAAATACAGAGGACTTCTCAAGAGATAAGTTAGTCCGTTCTCTAAAACTTGCGGGTGTTCCAGATCCAGACCTTGTAATTAGTGCCCTTGATCTCAGGGGCACCGTATCAAGTAGTGAATTGTCGGATAAGGTTCAATTAATCATGCTTAATATGGTGACTGATGACCTTAAATGGCATGATGCGGCTAGGAATTACTTACTATGGAGTGTGTATAAGCAGGTTTGGGGTAAGGATGTTGTTAAGGCAATCAATGAGGGCAGAGTTAAGTTCGAGGATGCATATAGAGAAGGCTTCAAAGCGTGGTTTAGAACTGGGCTTGAACTTAGGATCTGGGATTCAGAGATGAGCGCTTGGTATGCTCAACACATTGATGAGTTGGCTAAGTACCTCGACCCGAGCAGGGATTTACTGCTCACTTATAATGGGGTCAGGACGTTAATGAGTAGGTACTTACTCAAGAGGCTTGATGGCTCGTTCTTCGAGGTGCCCCAGTACCTGTGGATGAGGACTGCGATGGGCGTAGCCTACGCAGAGCTTAGGTATGGTGGTGACCCAATAACGTGGACGAGGAGGTTCTACGACTTAATGAGCCAGTTAAGGTTCATGCCCAACTCACCAACGCTCTACAACGCAATGACAAGACTTGGACAACTCTCTGCATGTTTCGTGGTACCCATTGACGACTGCCTATCCAGGGAGAGTGATACGAATAGGGAGGATCCGGAGTGCAACTTTGGCATAATGGATGCCTTAAGACTCGCTGCATTGATTTTCCAGTCAGGTGGTGGCGTTGGTTATAACTTCGGTAAGTTAAGGCCTGAGGGTGACATTGTGAGGAGCACCACCGGGATAGCCTCTGGGCCACTTAGCTTCATGAAGCTTTTTGATACGTTGGTGGACACCATTAAGCAGGGTGGTAAGAGGCGTGGTGCCCAAATGGGCATGCTCTTCTGGTGGCACCCCGACATTGAGAAGTTCATTACGTCGAAGAGTGGTGAGCTTAAGGACATTCAGTTGCAGAACTTCAACATAAGCGTCACAATTGATGACTACTTCATGCAGAAGGCGTTGAAGGGTGAGGACATTTACCTGATAAACCCAAGGGAGTGCCCATGCCTATATAAGACCTGGGGTGAGGAGTTCGTTAAGTGTTATGAGGGCTGTGTGGAGGCTATAAAGGCTGGTAAAGTAAGGATATGGAGGAGGGTAAACGCTAAGGAACTTTGGGATAAGATCGTTAAGTCCGCGTGGGACAGCGGCGACCCAGGCCTGTGGAATAGGGACCTGGCTAATTACATAAATAATGAGAAACTACCTGGTGAGGTCATAAATGCCACAAACCCATGCAGTGAGGAGTCACTCTACGATTTTGAGAGTTGCAACCTTGGTAGTATTAACTTGGTGAAGTATGTTCATGAGGGTAGGATTGATTGGGACTCCCTGGCTAGGGATGTTCAGTTGGCGGTTAGGTTCCTCGATGATGTTATTGATGTCAATAAGCTACCGCATGAGAGACTTAGGAAGAGGGTCCTTGAGACAAGGAGAATCGGCCTTGGCGCCAACGGCCTTGCCGATACCTTAATAGCCCTTGGACTTAGGTACGACTCACCACAGGCGCTGGCGGTCTCTAATGAATTGGCTAGTTTCATAGCTAGGATGGCTGTTAGGGCCAGTATTGAGTTGGCTAAGGAGAAGGGTGTCTACCCAGCGTATAAGCATAGTGATTGGGCTGAGGGCGTACTACCGTGGACAAAGCATAGGGAGAGGCTTGAGAAATTCTCCAGCACCATTGATAAGGAGGCGGTTGATGAGTACATGAAGACCCTCGACGTGGGCTATAACGATCCAAAGGTTAGGGCTATTATCGACGGCTCAACAGCGGTACTTAAGGGGTACAGGGCATTGGACAGTGATTTATCGATAGACGTTAGTACGGTAGGTATTAGGAATGGTTCCATAATGAGCATAGCCCCTGAGGGCTCTAGGAGCCTTATTGCCGGTGTGAACTCAAGCATTGAGCCCCTCTTCGCGATCGCCTACATCAGGAACCTCTCAATTGGCAAGCTAATCGAGTACAACTACACCGCGCTTAGGCTGCTTATGCAGACGAAGACGCTTGATGAATCGACGAGGAGGTTTGTCGAGGAGTACGGAATACTGCCAAGGGATCACCCATTAGCTGACTTGCTTAGGACGGCTCATGAGATTCACTGGAAGTGGCACGTGTACATGCAGGTGACCTGGGCTAGGTGGAATGACTCAGGCGTTAGTAAGACCATAAACATGCCGAGTGATACGCCCATGGAAGATGTCGAGCAAGCCTATAGGCTGGCCTGGCTACTTAATGCCTTCGGAATAACGGTGTATAGGGATAAGAGTAAGTCAGTGCAGGTGATATACACGGGCGTTAAGGGCGCTGAGGCTAAGCCCACAATTGAGGTTAAGGAGGTTAAGGTTGAGACAAAGCCCAAGGTAGAGACAAAGGTCAGTTACACATCATTGTCCGCGCTTAAGGATAAGCTTGTTAGGATTAAGAGTAATGGCGGTGAGAGTATTGAGGAGGAGATGCAGGAGGAGCTTGGGGAGACTGATGATCCATACTGCAAGACTGGTTCATGCGGTTAAGTCATAAAATTAAGTTATAACGTTCTCCTTAAGTATGCCCTTACTTACTGCCTCATTAAATAACTCATTGAGTACATCCATGTAATCCCTCTCACCGACTTCAACATCATCCATGTGCCTCTCAACAATCCTAGTTCTCTCCTCACTAACTAGGTCACTAAACTCCTTATTCTCCTCAGTTAGGAACTTATAGACTTGGCGACCAAGGTTCGTGGGCACCACATACCTAGTTCTCCTACCAACGACCAACGCATAGCGCCTCTTCAGTATTACATCAACAATCTTCGCATAGGTACTTGGTCTGCCAATACCCCTCTCCTTCATCATAGCAATTATATCACCCTCCCTAAGCGGTGGTGTCCTACTCACCTTCTTAATATAATCAATACTGGTTATCCCATACTCACCAGGCATAAGCTCCTGGTACTCCCTACCCTCAATGTAGCCCCAAACCTTCGTGAATCCAGGCTCCAATATCTTAGAAACCCTCTCCACCTCCTCCTCATGAACATTAGCACCATTAAGGTAGATACTTATCCTCAACTTCTCCTTCAAAACCCTGGCACTTCTCATTTGGCTCGCCATGAACCTCCTAAATATTAAATCATAGACCTTAAGGTGGTTTGCCGTAACCCTAATAGCCAGCTGAAGCAAACCTGTGTTAATTAGGTTCCTTAGGTCATCACTATCGATGGGCCTTGTCGGCCTTATACACTCATGGGCCCCAATCTCCTTGCCGCCCCAGGCCCTGCCCACGAAATAATCAGCCCCAACTCTCTCGCTTATGTACTCCTTAGCAATGCCAATGCCCACCGTTGATACCCTGGTACTATCCGTCCTATGATACGTTATAAGTCCCGACTCAAATAATTCCTGGGCAATAGCCATCGTTTGCTCAACACTTAAACCGAGTATGTTTGCTGAGTCCCTAAGTAAGGCGTCTGTTGTGTATGGTGGTGCTGGATTCAATTCCTCCTCTTCCTCACCTACCTTAGTTACTCTAACCTTAACCTCAACGTCCGTTGATTTATTCCTATGCATCGCCTTTAGGGCTTTTATCAATTCCTCCTTATCCGGCGGTATGTTCAACCTTACCTTTACACCATTACTCAAAGTCATGGTTACTGAGTATACCTTATCCCTCCTACTCTCGTCATACCTCTCTATTATCCAACCAAGGACTGGAGTCTGAACCCTACCAGCTGATAAAGTCCTTCTACCGAACTTCTCCTGAACAATCTGGCTAAGCCCAAACCCAATCCATCTATCCTCAATCCTCCTCACCAATTGAGCGCCAACCATGCTAAGGCTTATGGCCCTTGGATTTGTGATCGCATCAATGATGGCCTTCTTAGTAACCTCATGAAATTCAATCCTAACGATATTACTCACGTAGGGCCTAAGCATCATGTAAACATCCCAAGCAATCTTCTCACCCTCGGCATCCGGGTCCGTACCAATCATTACCTGGTCAACCTCTGTGGCTATGTCCCTTATCGCATTTACTATGTCCATGGCATCAACAAGCTTAACACCGTGGATCTTACAAACATCCACATCCTCGGTATACGTCTCACCACCAACAGGGCACCTCTTTATTGTTCCATAGATCGGTACGAAATTATTACCGGTCTTAAGTATCCCATAATAATCAATAATCTTCCCCGCCCTTAAAGCCGGCGCGAGTTCCTTTACATCGGCCGGACCCGCCGGTATTAAATCCCACATGTGGCCCTTAGTAGCCGTTATCAGTAGGTATAGGTTGCCTAGGGTAGCTTCATAAATTATTAAAGGACCAACATTCCTCCTGGTGGGTACTCCAAAGAAGCTCGCTATTGTCCTAGCCTTAGTCGGTGATTCGACAATTACGAATGCTGTCCTTAACGGATCCTTCTCGAGGAATTGATTGGGTATCTTCCCAAGCATTATATTCCTTATTAAGTCCCTCTCACTCCTGATCCTCTTCATTAAATCATCTATGTTAACCTCATTAATGTCCTGGATCTTAACATCCTCAAGCCTATACCTTAAATTCCTAATTAAACCATTGAACACCTTCTCATTATCCACTATAAGCACTGATAAGCCCTGGGAGACACCACCAACGTAAAGCCTTGATGTCCTACCACTACCCTGGATGTACGTCGTCACGTCAGGTATGATCACGTAAAGCTCACCACCCCTATACTCAAGACCAACCTCGTTAGATTGCTCTATCGCTTTTCTAATGTTGGGATCACTCAATAGTTTGTTCACTAAGTCTACGGCCTCCTTAATCACGTCAGCCGCGTACTTATCAAATCCACTCAATTCCTTATTCTCCTCAATAGCCTTTAACAAGTTATTTATTTGCTCTTGATTTAGTGCCGTTAAGTTCCTAAGTCTCGCAACGACCCTATCAATGTCATTTCTCAGGTATTGGGGGACGACATTCCTAATGGTAAATAGAAACATTAGGTACCTTATTGGTGTGAACTCCTCAAGTCTTAGCCTAAACCTCATGCGTGGAACGCCCACGAAGACCACATACGCGATTCTCTGCGGCAAATCAATGCCCCTAACTAGGGATGACCTAGACGTAGCTAGCCCAATTAATACATCAATTTTCCCTTCCACAAAGTCATTAAGTAATGACTTACTCGGCTTTAGGTAGGACGCAGCCTTAACGCCATTTTTATTTAATGCCTCAAGCAATTCATCAACAATGTCCCTAAGGTCCGGTGGTACGTAAATTATCCCACCACTGCCCAGCCTCTTTACGATGTCAACCGCCGTACTTATTA from Vulcanisaeta distributa DSM 14429 harbors:
- a CDS encoding TIGR00269 family protein, yielding MPIRVRLPQENREVILDVDSITVGELLSKLKLSESEATVILNGFPIRNTETVINLNDRVEVIKHLPRGRCGICGREAYVRIPYAKLTLCKEHFMEFIVKRVRRTIEEYKLIRRGDLVLVAVSGGKDSSTMLHVLSTLRDSLKFDIVAYHIDQGIPGYSDKARSAVEELARRLNVPLIISTFKEMLGVDQPTLIKGMKSRRPPCSVCGIIRRYSYNALAMELNASSIATGHHADDIASYALKAVLTHDYQSLTKLLPKTEPFEGAVAHIRPLYEIYEKETLLYALASEIPFTACPCPFRPRNTLDDHIKEFLNNLETRHPGIKLSFLKGLVRDVKILGKVVEENPEMHTCKVCGLASSGDVCSFCRFTQRELGSAMGPHVRDLLRVKVSGLKLR
- the sixA gene encoding phosphohistidine phosphatase SixA is translated as MVSLYLIQHGKAFDEKVDPERKLTPEGVSETERIAKYLSGVGITVTEIVHSGKARAKQTAEILARYLGVSNVREVDGLNPNDDPRIWFERILRLDHDLMIVGHLPHLSRLTSLLITGNPDIKVVEFRYSGVLRLSKAESNWVINWFITPDLVH
- a CDS encoding DUF1922 domain-containing protein, whose translation is MYLIIACPRCGNYSVVRDTAKTHQCPYCGYVMRIEEASIIARAKNGKEARELILKLKTPRELRKRP
- a CDS encoding adenosylcobalamin-dependent ribonucleoside-diphosphate reductase, whose product is MQLSTEAISKVVGIKVLKRNGNTEDFSRDKLVRSLKLAGVPDPDLVISALDLRGTVSSSELSDKVQLIMLNMVTDDLKWHDAARNYLLWSVYKQVWGKDVVKAINEGRVKFEDAYREGFKAWFRTGLELRIWDSEMSAWYAQHIDELAKYLDPSRDLLLTYNGVRTLMSRYLLKRLDGSFFEVPQYLWMRTAMGVAYAELRYGGDPITWTRRFYDLMSQLRFMPNSPTLYNAMTRLGQLSACFVVPIDDCLSRESDTNREDPECNFGIMDALRLAALIFQSGGGVGYNFGKLRPEGDIVRSTTGIASGPLSFMKLFDTLVDTIKQGGKRRGAQMGMLFWWHPDIEKFITSKSGELKDIQLQNFNISVTIDDYFMQKALKGEDIYLINPRECPCLYKTWGEEFVKCYEGCVEAIKAGKVRIWRRVNAKELWDKIVKSAWDSGDPGLWNRDLANYINNEKLPGEVINATNPCSEESLYDFESCNLGSINLVKYVHEGRIDWDSLARDVQLAVRFLDDVIDVNKLPHERLRKRVLETRRIGLGANGLADTLIALGLRYDSPQALAVSNELASFIARMAVRASIELAKEKGVYPAYKHSDWAEGVLPWTKHRERLEKFSSTIDKEAVDEYMKTLDVGYNDPKVRAIIDGSTAVLKGYRALDSDLSIDVSTVGIRNGSIMSIAPEGSRSLIAGVNSSIEPLFAIAYIRNLSIGKLIEYNYTALRLLMQTKTLDESTRRFVEEYGILPRDHPLADLLRTAHEIHWKWHVYMQVTWARWNDSGVSKTINMPSDTPMEDVEQAYRLAWLLNAFGITVYRDKSKSVQVIYTGVKGAEAKPTIEVKEVKVETKPKVETKVSYTSLSALKDKLVRIKSNGGESIEEEMQEELGETDDPYCKTGSCG